A single region of the Bacillus cereus genome encodes:
- a CDS encoding transglutaminase TgpA family protein — MITLRTKYKWDMSRFFMHVCALLLLLEWLRPLIGITNVGRLDIFVIFIGICFTLSFFQTRWQIPIKIVTILFIIHFLYYKNAFINPSWLTKFFSDISRNSSLLFQGNLLDISPVFPTFLFFLSFWFLSSFISFWMIHKKRGLLFLVLTIIYITTFHNLHLYNANYAIIRTVVIGFFMLSLLQIERIKEMEHLQNYAREISKLLKPLTLFIVLSATVAYFAPKFGPQWPNPIDFLKFNTSEASKEQKVSTIGYGLDDSQLGGPFKADNTIVFTAQTQNKQYWRVETKDFYTGKGWEVSENPKKVSFKNKNDVVSWYEQNTKTETTEATITMQKSSPHLTYPAGLISVEASSDVSYSVDPFSEKIYTMHGDSSTTLNSYKVTYEIPEFPIENLKAVKTNEGHETSSYFMTKYTQLPESLPQRVKDLAANLTNDKDNQYDKVLAIEKYFTDNSFVYETTNVLFPDKNQDYVDQFLFDTKSGYCNNFSTSMIVLLRSAGIPARWVKGFTEGTPQNTSASAEGENVYKIANDNAHSWVEVYFPGYGWIPFEPTKGFTNPYNFTNNTPAPTSQNSEETNSQNAQMQERNNEAKLKNLIETTEEASTKKITNSKNRISWWYVFLSTIPISIIGYILFTTRMKWITFFIILFYKYRKDDAVYQKAYSALLKQFARIGIPRDESQTFREYALRIDTLYNSADMQQLTFSYENAMYQKGQTTAEWKKSVHLWELLMKKAASPPKSNDFHSVI, encoded by the coding sequence ATGATAACATTACGAACAAAATACAAATGGGATATGAGCAGATTCTTCATGCATGTATGTGCACTTCTACTTTTACTAGAATGGCTAAGACCCCTTATAGGTATTACAAACGTAGGTAGATTAGATATTTTTGTAATATTTATAGGAATTTGCTTCACACTCTCTTTTTTTCAAACAAGGTGGCAGATTCCAATAAAGATCGTCACGATCTTATTCATCATTCATTTCTTGTATTATAAAAATGCTTTTATAAATCCATCTTGGCTAACAAAATTTTTTTCTGATATTTCTCGAAATTCCTCCCTGTTATTTCAAGGGAATTTGCTAGATATTTCTCCAGTTTTTCCAACATTTTTATTTTTTCTATCATTTTGGTTTTTGAGTTCTTTCATCTCTTTTTGGATGATTCATAAAAAACGTGGGTTGTTATTTCTTGTATTGACTATTATTTATATCACAACTTTTCATAACTTACATTTATACAATGCAAACTACGCTATCATTCGTACTGTTGTCATCGGCTTTTTTATGCTTAGTCTTCTTCAAATTGAACGAATAAAAGAGATGGAACACTTACAAAATTATGCTAGAGAAATCTCGAAATTACTTAAACCTCTTACACTATTTATTGTATTGTCAGCAACCGTCGCATACTTTGCTCCAAAATTTGGCCCTCAATGGCCAAATCCAATAGATTTTTTAAAATTCAACACATCCGAAGCAAGTAAAGAACAAAAAGTTTCTACAATTGGGTATGGTTTAGATGACTCGCAATTAGGTGGTCCCTTTAAGGCAGATAATACAATTGTTTTTACAGCACAAACGCAAAATAAACAATATTGGAGAGTAGAAACGAAAGATTTTTATACAGGAAAAGGATGGGAAGTTTCTGAGAATCCGAAAAAGGTTTCTTTTAAAAATAAAAACGACGTCGTAAGCTGGTACGAACAAAATACAAAAACGGAGACAACCGAAGCAACAATCACCATGCAAAAAAGTTCTCCTCACCTTACCTATCCAGCGGGATTGATATCAGTTGAGGCTTCTTCTGATGTATCATACAGCGTTGACCCCTTTTCAGAAAAAATTTATACGATGCACGGAGACTCTTCTACTACTTTAAATTCGTATAAAGTAACATATGAGATTCCGGAGTTTCCCATAGAAAACTTGAAAGCTGTAAAAACGAATGAAGGTCATGAAACAAGTTCTTATTTCATGACAAAGTACACACAACTTCCCGAATCATTACCACAGCGAGTAAAAGACTTGGCTGCCAATCTTACAAATGATAAAGACAACCAGTATGATAAAGTATTAGCTATTGAAAAGTACTTCACAGACAACTCTTTTGTATACGAAACAACGAATGTCTTATTTCCTGACAAAAACCAAGATTATGTAGATCAATTCCTTTTCGATACGAAAAGCGGCTACTGTAATAATTTTTCAACATCTATGATTGTGCTACTTCGTTCTGCCGGAATTCCCGCTCGCTGGGTAAAAGGATTTACAGAAGGAACTCCCCAGAATACAAGTGCTAGTGCTGAAGGTGAGAATGTTTATAAAATCGCGAACGATAACGCACACTCTTGGGTCGAAGTATATTTTCCAGGATACGGGTGGATTCCATTCGAACCAACAAAAGGATTTACAAATCCCTATAATTTCACAAATAATACTCCTGCTCCTACTTCACAAAATAGCGAAGAAACTAATTCTCAAAACGCGCAAATGCAAGAGCGGAACAATGAAGCAAAACTCAAAAATTTAATAGAAACTACAGAGGAAGCCTCTACTAAAAAGATTACAAATTCTAAAAATAGGATTTCTTGGTGGTACGTATTCCTCTCTACGATACCGATTAGTATTATAGGATACATTCTCTTCACTACTAGAATGAAATGGATTACATTTTTTATTATTCTTTTCTATAAATACCGAAAAGATGATGCTGTTTATCAAAAAGCTTACAGTGCACTTTTAAAACAATTTGCGAGAATCGGCATACCACGGGATGAAAGTCAAACATTCCGAGAATACGCTCTTCGCATCGATACACTTTACAACTCGGCCGATATGCAACAACTTACTTTCAGCTATGAGAACGCTATGTATCAAAAGGGACAGACCACAGCCGAATGGAAGAAATCCGTACACTTATGGGAATTGCTTATGAAAAAAGCAGCTTCTCCGCCTAAATCAAATGACTTCCATTCAGTGATTTAA
- a CDS encoding DUF58 domain-containing protein → MKRILRVLYHFTKLSFIPLCLVLTFVYAMLQGGFVSWFLFYSMIPIGLYSLLLPFYTLRGAEVKRITNQNDYVAGEPFVSTITIKRKFPFPLLYLVIEDELPPHFTSCIQTKMNKVILFPGLKRNISFQYTIDTIPRGEHAFSSVRVKTGDLFGMIEKEVTFSVPDTFLVYPQYVDITYRQLENHFEQGALSANINLAKDSTVSVGVREYKPGDRFSWIDWKATARTNNIMTKEFEQQRSHNIMIFMDRTPSSLFESVVTFTASIVRAVLKQNSPASFVSVGKERTFFPLDNGDTQLQQIFCHLAKVQADSVFPLSQSVEMELRKIYEPVTIILVTSDLSPDIQKAADYAAIKNRKLMVFVVKEKANQLSHRELSILETLQKRKIFVNAVYENRYTNVFFEVSK, encoded by the coding sequence ATGAAACGGATACTACGAGTACTATATCATTTTACTAAGTTATCATTCATTCCGTTATGCCTAGTCTTAACATTTGTATACGCTATGCTTCAAGGAGGATTTGTAAGTTGGTTTCTGTTTTATAGTATGATTCCTATTGGCCTCTACTCACTACTACTCCCCTTCTATACTTTACGGGGCGCTGAAGTAAAACGAATAACAAATCAAAACGATTATGTAGCTGGAGAACCATTTGTAAGCACCATTACAATAAAAAGAAAATTTCCTTTCCCCTTACTTTATTTAGTTATAGAAGATGAACTGCCACCACATTTTACAAGTTGTATACAAACAAAGATGAATAAGGTCATACTCTTTCCAGGATTAAAACGAAATATTTCGTTTCAATATACTATTGACACAATCCCTAGAGGAGAGCACGCTTTTTCAAGCGTACGTGTCAAAACTGGTGATCTATTCGGTATGATAGAGAAAGAAGTAACTTTTTCAGTTCCAGATACATTTTTAGTCTATCCTCAGTATGTAGATATAACGTATCGACAATTGGAAAATCATTTCGAACAAGGAGCGCTTTCAGCAAATATAAATTTAGCAAAAGACTCTACAGTCTCTGTCGGTGTCAGAGAATATAAACCTGGTGACCGCTTTTCATGGATTGATTGGAAAGCAACTGCACGAACAAACAATATTATGACGAAAGAGTTTGAACAACAGCGCAGCCATAATATCATGATATTCATGGACAGAACCCCATCTTCTTTATTCGAATCAGTCGTAACGTTTACTGCCTCTATTGTGAGGGCTGTCTTGAAGCAAAATTCACCAGCGTCATTCGTGTCTGTCGGAAAAGAACGAACTTTTTTCCCTTTAGACAATGGAGATACGCAGTTACAACAAATCTTTTGTCATTTAGCGAAAGTACAAGCAGACAGTGTATTCCCGCTCTCCCAGAGTGTAGAAATGGAATTAAGAAAAATTTATGAGCCCGTAACGATTATACTCGTGACAAGCGACCTTTCTCCCGATATTCAAAAGGCGGCCGACTATGCTGCTATTAAAAATAGAAAATTAATGGTGTTTGTCGTGAAAGAAAAAGCGAATCAACTCTCACATCGAGAACTAAGTATTCTAGAAACTCTACAAAAACGAAAAATATTTGTAAATGCGGTTTATGAAAACCGGTATACAAACGTGTTTTTTGAGGTGAGCAAATGA
- a CDS encoding DEAD/DEAH box helicase — translation MIKDMQPFLQQAWEKAGFKELTEIQKQAIPTILEGQDVIAESPTGTGKTLAYLLPLLHKINPEVKQPQVVILAPTRELVMQIHEEVQKFTAGTEISGASLIGGADIKRQVEKLKKHPRVIVGSPGRILELIRMKKLKMHEVKTIVFDEFDQIVKQKMMGAAQDVIKSTMRDRQLVFFSATMTKAAEDAARDLAVEPQLVRVTRAESKSLVEHTYIICERREKNDYVRRIMHMGDVKAVAFLNDPFRLDEITQKLKFRKMKAAALHAEASKQEREATMRAFRGGKLEILLATDIAARGIDIDDLTHVIHLELPDTVDQYIHRSGRTGRMGKEGTVVSLVTQQEERKLLQFAKKLGIVFTKQEMFKGTFVESKPQEPKKKKPAFTGKKKPR, via the coding sequence CTGGTTTTAAAGAATTAACTGAAATTCAAAAACAAGCGATTCCAACTATTTTAGAAGGACAAGACGTTATAGCTGAATCTCCAACTGGAACAGGAAAAACATTAGCGTACTTATTACCCCTTTTACATAAAATTAATCCTGAAGTTAAACAACCTCAAGTTGTAATTTTAGCGCCAACTCGTGAACTTGTTATGCAAATTCATGAAGAGGTTCAAAAGTTTACAGCAGGAACTGAAATTTCAGGTGCATCTTTAATTGGTGGTGCAGATATTAAGCGCCAAGTTGAAAAATTAAAGAAACACCCGAGAGTAATTGTCGGTTCACCAGGCCGTATTTTAGAATTAATTCGTATGAAAAAGCTAAAAATGCATGAAGTGAAAACAATTGTATTTGATGAGTTTGATCAAATTGTAAAGCAAAAAATGATGGGCGCTGCACAGGATGTAATTAAATCAACGATGCGCGATCGTCAATTAGTATTCTTCTCAGCAACGATGACAAAAGCGGCAGAAGATGCAGCACGTGATTTAGCAGTTGAACCACAATTAGTACGTGTAACACGTGCAGAATCAAAAAGCTTAGTTGAGCATACGTATATCATTTGTGAGCGACGCGAAAAAAATGATTACGTAAGAAGAATTATGCATATGGGCGATGTAAAAGCAGTTGCTTTCTTAAATGACCCATTCCGTTTAGATGAAATTACTCAGAAATTGAAATTCCGTAAAATGAAAGCAGCAGCTCTTCATGCAGAGGCAAGCAAGCAAGAGCGTGAAGCAACGATGCGTGCATTCCGCGGTGGGAAATTAGAAATTCTACTTGCTACTGATATTGCAGCACGTGGTATAGATATTGATGATTTAACACATGTAATTCACTTAGAGTTACCTGACACTGTAGACCAATACATTCACCGTTCAGGACGTACTGGACGTATGGGGAAAGAAGGAACAGTAGTTTCTCTTGTAACACAACAAGAAGAACGTAAATTACTGCAATTTGCGAAAAAACTGGGTATCGTGTTTACGAAACAAGAAATGTTCAAAGGAACATTTGTAGAATCGAAACCACAAGAACCAAAGAAAAAGAAACCAGCATTTACTGGGAAGAAAAAACCTAGATAA
- a CDS encoding MBL fold metallo-hydrolase, with translation MKKVEQLSSHLYLIDDYDLQHIERTGTYVLLGDEITLIETCAAPSLPYILDGLQQLHIDLKDVKNIIVTHVHLDHAGAAGLMMEKCPNATLFVHSRGARHMIDPTKLILGAKAVYKEDFDKLFDPILPIEEERVRIVQHGDTLKISEDRTLTFYDTPGHAKHHISIHDSLTNGIFTGDTIGIYYRELADLDVELYLPSTSPSQFQPDAMIASKNHIQSMNVDTIYFGHYGASSNVTEVYNQLEHWLPIFVGTGKEVFEKYNDFDEATKALQTLLMDKISSHLTKLNVPSNHSVYNILHLDIEISAMGIIDYLTKQTKSTTN, from the coding sequence ATGAAAAAAGTAGAACAATTATCTTCTCACCTATATCTTATTGATGATTACGACTTACAACATATTGAACGAACAGGTACGTACGTTTTATTAGGTGACGAAATTACTTTAATTGAAACTTGTGCAGCCCCTTCTCTTCCTTACATTTTAGATGGCTTACAACAATTACATATTGATTTAAAAGATGTAAAAAACATCATTGTTACACATGTTCATTTAGATCATGCAGGCGCAGCTGGGCTAATGATGGAAAAATGCCCAAATGCTACTTTATTTGTGCATTCTCGCGGTGCTCGTCATATGATTGATCCAACAAAACTCATTTTAGGTGCAAAAGCTGTGTACAAAGAAGATTTTGATAAACTTTTTGATCCCATTCTTCCAATTGAAGAAGAACGTGTTCGTATTGTACAACATGGTGATACGTTAAAAATTTCAGAAGACCGTACACTTACATTTTACGATACACCGGGACATGCGAAGCACCATATTAGCATTCATGATTCATTAACAAACGGCATTTTTACTGGCGATACAATAGGAATTTATTATAGAGAACTCGCAGATCTTGATGTAGAACTATATCTACCATCAACGTCTCCTTCACAATTCCAGCCAGATGCGATGATTGCTTCTAAAAATCATATTCAAAGTATGAATGTAGATACTATTTATTTCGGTCATTACGGCGCATCATCCAATGTTACAGAAGTATATAACCAACTTGAACATTGGTTACCTATTTTCGTTGGTACTGGTAAAGAGGTCTTTGAAAAGTATAATGATTTCGATGAAGCGACTAAAGCTTTGCAAACTTTATTAATGGATAAAATCTCTTCTCATCTTACAAAGTTAAACGTTCCATCAAATCATTCCGTTTATAACATTTTACATCTAGATATAGAAATTAGTGCAATGGGCATTATTGATTACTTAACGAAACAAACAAAATCCACAACTAACTAA
- a CDS encoding zinc dependent phospholipase C family protein encodes MGSRIMHVIIANGIAEKLSIQDKASFLLGGVAPDAVHSKEEKGTSHFYAGTTKNYTRRIDFNSFFHKYKVHMDSPFLLGYYTHLIADDNWLSGFFLPWLKNRIENDKTIAPMYYNDFKLLNAKLLHHYDKGQQLFSLLNQEAHIVDIEEVSKENVLAFRKYLFEDMLYPEQHLHENLQVFSFDQIVGYIETAIEKGTFFIEQLANKKFTSNI; translated from the coding sequence ATGGGATCACGAATTATGCATGTTATTATCGCTAACGGTATTGCAGAGAAACTATCTATTCAAGATAAAGCGTCTTTCTTACTTGGAGGTGTAGCCCCTGATGCGGTGCATTCAAAAGAAGAAAAAGGAACCTCACATTTTTACGCTGGCACAACGAAGAACTATACGAGAAGGATAGATTTCAATTCTTTTTTTCATAAATATAAAGTTCATATGGATTCCCCTTTCCTCTTAGGCTATTATACCCACCTGATTGCCGATGATAATTGGCTAAGTGGATTTTTTCTACCTTGGCTAAAAAATAGAATAGAAAATGACAAAACTATCGCTCCTATGTACTATAACGATTTTAAATTGTTGAACGCAAAGTTGCTTCATCATTACGATAAAGGACAACAACTCTTCTCTCTTCTCAATCAAGAGGCTCACATTGTGGATATCGAAGAAGTTTCTAAAGAAAACGTTTTAGCTTTTCGAAAATACCTTTTTGAAGATATGCTATACCCTGAGCAACACTTGCACGAAAACTTACAAGTGTTTTCATTTGATCAAATCGTTGGTTATATTGAGACTGCAATTGAAAAAGGAACATTTTTTATAGAACAACTCGCTAACAAAAAATTCACTTCAAATATTTAA
- the bsaA gene encoding glutathione peroxidase, which produces MTVYDFSAKTITGEDKSLKNYEGKALLIVNVASKCGFTPQYKGLQEVYDKYKDQGLEILGFPCNQFGGQEPGTEADITSFCELNYGVNFPMFAKIDVKGDKAHPLYTYMTEQAPGLLGMKAVKWNFTKFLIGKDGKVVGRFAPQTKPVDLEVEIEKVLGE; this is translated from the coding sequence ATGACAGTTTATGATTTTTCAGCTAAAACAATAACAGGAGAAGATAAATCGTTAAAAAATTATGAAGGAAAAGCACTGCTTATTGTAAATGTAGCTAGCAAATGTGGTTTTACACCGCAATATAAAGGATTACAAGAAGTATATGATAAATATAAAGATCAAGGATTAGAAATACTAGGTTTCCCTTGTAATCAATTTGGAGGACAAGAACCGGGAACAGAAGCTGATATTACTAGTTTTTGTGAATTAAACTATGGTGTAAACTTTCCGATGTTTGCAAAGATTGATGTGAAAGGTGATAAGGCTCATCCTCTGTATACATACATGACAGAACAAGCACCAGGTTTACTTGGTATGAAAGCAGTGAAATGGAACTTTACGAAGTTTCTAATTGGAAAAGACGGGAAAGTAGTAGGGCGTTTTGCGCCGCAGACGAAGCCGGTGGATTTAGAGGTTGAGATTGAAAAGGTACTTGGGGAATAA
- a CDS encoding DUF3925 domain-containing protein, producing the protein MKTAQHETISNREFYFVLYMMLLYVTGWVIDVNGLFLSSYFNLAGEIMLPIVGGIVGLFVMSINKDQTK; encoded by the coding sequence ATGAAAACTGCACAACATGAAACGATTTCAAATCGCGAGTTTTATTTCGTACTATATATGATGTTATTGTATGTTACTGGTTGGGTAATCGATGTAAATGGTTTATTCTTAAGCTCCTACTTTAATTTAGCAGGAGAGATTATGCTTCCAATAGTTGGAGGTATTGTCGGACTGTTCGTTATGTCTATAAATAAAGATCAAACGAAATAA
- a CDS encoding quinone oxidoreductase family protein: MKAIVVTSFGGPEVLKYTDMDIPTISDNQVLIRVVATSVNFADIKSRYGKKGNKALPFIPGIDAAGIVERVGSHVKNIYPGQRVITFPQNGSYAEYVVANEKLTFVLPDEVDFQTAAACPIVSFTSYNLLANVARLQQGESVLIHAAAGGIGTTAIQLAKLLGAKKVIGTVGSEAKRKIALDAGADYVICHQDEDFVERVNQLTNREGVNIVLDSISGTVSERSLECLAYYGRLVHFGNASGEVGSFQTKDLHASCRSILGFSFGTTRKKRPELLQETANQVFRYLRDGRLQIKATKSFPLQDAGKAHEWVESRQSTGKVILNVQTAP; this comes from the coding sequence ATGAAAGCTATCGTTGTAACTTCATTCGGTGGTCCTGAAGTGTTGAAATATACAGACATGGATATTCCTACAATTTCAGATAATCAAGTTTTAATTCGCGTTGTTGCTACTAGTGTTAATTTTGCCGATATTAAATCACGTTATGGCAAAAAAGGAAACAAAGCCTTACCTTTTATCCCAGGGATAGATGCAGCTGGTATTGTAGAACGCGTAGGTTCTCATGTAAAAAACATTTATCCTGGCCAACGAGTCATTACTTTTCCTCAAAATGGTTCTTACGCTGAATATGTTGTTGCAAATGAAAAGCTTACTTTCGTATTACCTGATGAAGTTGATTTCCAAACTGCAGCCGCTTGCCCTATCGTATCTTTTACAAGCTACAATTTACTTGCAAATGTTGCAAGACTTCAACAAGGTGAATCTGTTCTAATTCATGCAGCTGCTGGAGGAATTGGTACTACCGCGATTCAACTCGCAAAATTATTAGGGGCTAAAAAAGTAATCGGGACTGTCGGAAGTGAAGCAAAAAGAAAAATTGCTTTAGATGCTGGCGCTGATTATGTTATTTGTCATCAAGATGAAGATTTTGTAGAGAGGGTAAATCAGCTTACAAACAGAGAAGGCGTTAATATTGTTTTAGATTCTATTTCTGGTACTGTGTCCGAAAGAAGTTTAGAATGCCTTGCCTATTACGGTCGTCTCGTCCATTTCGGCAATGCTAGCGGAGAAGTTGGTAGTTTTCAAACGAAAGATTTACACGCAAGTTGCCGTTCTATACTCGGTTTCAGCTTTGGCACTACACGGAAAAAACGTCCTGAATTGCTTCAAGAAACTGCGAATCAAGTTTTCCGTTATTTACGTGATGGAAGGTTGCAAATTAAAGCTACGAAATCTTTTCCTCTTCAAGACGCAGGGAAAGCACATGAATGGGTCGAAAGTAGACAAAGTACAGGGAAAGTAATACTAAACGTTCAGACAGCTCCCTAG
- a CDS encoding sigma-70 family RNA polymerase sigma factor: MKDETVYTDLIQLTLSGNKEAYSELYDKTIQEVYKTAHFLIEDKTDVDDIVQEIYIQLYESLRKYDSEKPFRPWLIGLAIKQIHSYRRKRWMRLRIVKKAEEQRKPVQMDFSSDVVSKLSNQKLIELIHKLPYKLKQVIILRYLHDYSQEEVAQILHIPIGTVKSRIHAALKKLRQKEQIEEIFLGEVGNVK, translated from the coding sequence ATGAAGGATGAAACGGTGTATACAGATTTAATCCAATTAACTTTATCAGGCAATAAAGAAGCATATAGCGAATTGTATGATAAAACGATTCAAGAAGTATATAAGACAGCACATTTTTTAATAGAAGATAAAACGGATGTAGATGATATCGTTCAGGAAATATACATACAGCTATATGAATCGCTTCGTAAATATGATAGCGAGAAGCCATTTCGTCCTTGGCTAATTGGACTTGCAATTAAACAAATTCATTCTTATAGAAGAAAGAGATGGATGCGACTGCGAATTGTAAAAAAAGCAGAAGAGCAAAGAAAACCAGTACAAATGGATTTTTCTAGCGATGTTGTAAGTAAACTATCAAATCAAAAACTAATCGAACTCATTCATAAATTGCCGTATAAATTGAAGCAAGTTATTATTTTGAGGTACTTACACGATTACTCACAAGAGGAAGTAGCACAAATATTACATATTCCAATCGGTACTGTGAAATCTAGAATCCATGCCGCATTAAAGAAACTACGTCAAAAAGAGCAAATAGAAGAAATCTTTTTAGGAGAGGTAGGGAATGTGAAATGA
- a CDS encoding DUF3600 domain-containing protein, which translates to MSLDCRVRESIQEEAKGIVAPPELKEKVIVQIKMKSGGSKKKKRLIAGVLAAAFLIPTTGFAYQSIMADGIYGSFENLKKHAGAITLEGYMRFNAKLSQVKDEMGAKEYEEFSKELKKLTNAKLEYGDSNGNIDYDQLSPAKKEELKKVEMELQPYFDKLNGHKSSKEVLTPEEYEQYMEALMAYQTILVKTKSSGGITADKVPEAYKEKFIKAEQFMEYVDEKVR; encoded by the coding sequence ATGAGTTTAGATTGTAGAGTTAGAGAATCTATACAAGAAGAAGCGAAGGGGATTGTTGCCCCGCCAGAGTTAAAAGAAAAAGTAATCGTTCAAATAAAAATGAAGAGCGGGGGGAGTAAAAAGAAGAAGCGCCTCATCGCTGGGGTGCTTGCAGCCGCATTTTTAATTCCGACAACTGGTTTTGCTTATCAATCTATTATGGCGGATGGTATATACGGGTCGTTTGAAAATTTAAAGAAGCATGCCGGAGCTATAACATTAGAAGGATACATGCGTTTTAATGCAAAGTTATCACAAGTGAAAGACGAAATGGGTGCAAAGGAATATGAAGAGTTTTCAAAAGAACTAAAGAAATTAACAAATGCAAAGCTTGAGTATGGGGATTCGAACGGTAATATTGATTATGATCAATTATCACCAGCTAAAAAAGAGGAATTGAAAAAGGTAGAAATGGAGCTTCAGCCGTATTTTGATAAATTAAATGGTCATAAATCTAGTAAAGAAGTATTAACTCCTGAAGAGTATGAACAATATATGGAAGCATTAATGGCGTATCAAACCATATTGGTAAAAACGAAATCGAGTGGCGGAATAACAGCAGACAAAGTACCTGAGGCGTACAAAGAAAAATTTATTAAAGCAGAACAGTTTATGGAGTATGTAGATGAAAAGGTGAGATAA
- a CDS encoding AAA family ATPase → MPQLDSLHPIVEKIINNIERLMVGKRKETILALTALLAEGHVLLEDVPGVGKTILVRALSKSIDADYKRIQFTPDLLPSDVTGVSIYNPKELQFEFKPGPIMGNFILADEINRTSPKTQSALLESMEEGNITIDGITRPLPKPFFVMATQNPVEYEGTYPLPEAQLDRFLLKLRMGYPTPEEEFEILNRMEKTNPLSHLQAITTIKELLYLQQSIRDISMDKAIKHYIVKLVSQTRSYSSIQLGASPRGSIALMKASQAYAFIHGRNYVIPDDVKFLAPYVLAHRLILKMEARFEGITGEQVIAKIVARTTVPTQRKMNL, encoded by the coding sequence ATGCCACAGCTTGATTCATTACATCCCATTGTAGAAAAAATAATTAACAATATTGAAAGATTAATGGTCGGGAAACGAAAAGAAACGATTTTAGCTTTGACAGCTCTCTTAGCTGAAGGTCATGTACTATTGGAAGATGTTCCTGGTGTCGGGAAAACAATTCTAGTACGTGCTCTTTCTAAATCCATTGATGCCGATTACAAGCGAATTCAATTCACACCTGATTTACTGCCGTCAGATGTAACAGGTGTTTCTATTTACAATCCAAAAGAGCTCCAATTTGAGTTCAAGCCTGGGCCAATCATGGGGAATTTTATACTTGCTGATGAAATTAATCGTACATCTCCAAAGACACAATCTGCCTTACTTGAAAGTATGGAAGAAGGCAATATCACAATAGATGGCATTACTAGACCATTACCAAAACCGTTCTTTGTAATGGCTACACAAAATCCGGTCGAATATGAGGGAACATATCCTTTACCAGAAGCTCAACTCGATCGTTTCTTGTTAAAGCTAAGAATGGGATATCCTACACCTGAAGAAGAATTTGAAATTTTAAACCGGATGGAAAAAACAAATCCACTCTCTCATTTACAAGCTATTACTACAATAAAAGAATTACTTTATTTACAACAAAGCATACGGGATATAAGCATGGACAAAGCAATCAAGCATTACATTGTAAAGCTTGTTAGTCAGACTCGTTCTTACAGTTCTATACAGCTAGGTGCAAGTCCACGCGGCTCAATTGCTTTAATGAAAGCTTCACAGGCTTATGCATTCATCCATGGCAGAAATTATGTTATTCCAGACGATGTTAAATTTTTAGCTCCTTACGTTTTAGCACACAGACTCATTCTAAAAATGGAAGCAAGATTTGAAGGAATAACAGGAGAACAAGTTATCGCCAAAATCGTTGCACGAACTACCGTTCCTACTCAAAGAAAGATGAACCTTTGA
- a CDS encoding VOC family protein, translated as MIHKVGQIMLYVNNQDEAVNFWTEKVGFHVVAEEDNKQGMRWIEIAPTNGAETSIILHNKEVISKMSPELNLGTPSLMFFSENLDQLYTDLKNKNVTVGEMVNMPSGKVFNFADSEGNYFAVMEKNK; from the coding sequence ATGATTCATAAAGTCGGACAAATTATGTTATATGTAAATAATCAAGATGAGGCAGTAAATTTTTGGACGGAAAAGGTAGGGTTTCATGTAGTTGCAGAGGAAGATAACAAACAAGGAATGAGATGGATTGAAATTGCTCCAACTAACGGTGCTGAAACGAGCATTATATTACATAATAAAGAAGTTATTTCAAAAATGAGCCCAGAATTGAATCTTGGTACACCGTCTTTAATGTTCTTCTCAGAAAATCTTGATCAATTATATACAGATTTAAAAAATAAAAATGTTACTGTTGGAGAAATGGTAAATATGCCTTCTGGTAAAGTGTTTAACTTTGCTGATAGTGAAGGGAATTACTTTGCGGTTATGGAAAAAAATAAATAA